One window of Electrophorus electricus isolate fEleEle1 chromosome 24, fEleEle1.pri, whole genome shotgun sequence genomic DNA carries:
- the megf6a gene encoding multiple epidermal growth factor-like domains protein 6 isoform X1: MMSPWWCLVLLVLLWAQLTHGLGSGNTQYRYLRRNCYTCFSGYNGFHAGHVGPDIDECQVHNGGCQHRCVNTAGSYYCECNPGFRLHVDGRTCIAVLSCAISNGGCEQECVQLSHAHFQCRCRHNYQLTADGKRCRLKNPCVERNGGCMHECRSVGIRVQCACRSGYRLAEDQKGCEDIDECTTGQAVCAHHCRNSPGSFSCLCKPGYELGSEGMKCYRIEMEVVNSCESRNGGCAHHCQHGTLGPVCSCNQGYQLDEDLKTCLDLDECGEGSSCCEQHCTNYPGGYECNCGAGYRLHSDGCGCDDMDECLFDNGGCEHTCQNTAGSYQCFCRLGHRLSEDRHSCVPLQRAVEALSSRMVVERPLPQLTLLQGYPQALEHYADYEEDTFGELRAESTITQKFVCLNETFGYDCSLTCDDCLNSGVCNEESNGCDCPDGWTGIICNQTCPGGMFGRNCSFTCKCRNGATCDPVTGSCRCPPGVSGDMCQHGCPKGLYGKHCNKKCNCANNGRCHRTYGACLCDSGLYGRFCHLSCPRWSYGPGCSSECECIQQNTLECHRHHGTCLCKPGYQGNTCGDECTSGYYGPGCKTKCGCPQGILCHHVTGKCQHQCPAGWRGENCNQECPEGTFGVGCSASCDCNGAMCEPASGSCLCPAGRTGERCGEECAAGGWGVACARLCPACQNGGVCDKQNGTCTCTPGHSGELCEKVCPAGRFGPGCQGWCSCENDSRCHPVSGLCVCTAGWTGPSCEKACALGRWGPGCTSVCDCRSRPATCDPVTGQCHCAAGYTGARCEHKCPEGYFGLGCHQQCQCENGAACEHVGGACTCLPGWTGTYCDKPCPQGFHGFECKQRCECLNGGQCYQATGTCTCPAGWSGPRCASRCLPGTYGPGCNQSCKCHHNASCDPTGGLCQCGPGWTGPTCEQECSAGFYGVDCRQQCVCQNGGSCDRTSGRCTCPSGWTGLACELECVPGRFGADCQHACECENEAVCDRQDGKCFCPAGWVGQRCEMACEAGLFGPGCQKQCRCEHRAPCDHVTGSCLCPPGWRGLHCEKTCLPGSYGTRCSQRCLCPHGTPCNHVTGECGCPPGFTGSGCEQRCQPGTYGLNCNQVCQCSQANQLCHPVTGECYCAPGYHGDKCDIACEEGRYGPDCEHECQCLNRGVCQPATGTCDCPPGYIGADCNITCPAGRYGKDCMRVALCREGVRSDPVTGRCVCNAGHQGEDCGQGCAQGWYGDDCSQRCNCSNGAVCDTVTGSCTCGLGWTGDHCDTECPKGRYGPNCQQQCDCENNSTCDRITGECQCDSGYYGHLCQYACPPGFHGHRCQLLCDCHGNAQCEGSTGRCLCPPGYQGPRCERVCEQGTFGRDCSHTCDCDGDTLCDHVTGRCLCVPGKMGARCDITCALSSYGPECSESCECANGARCDPRNGRCHCLSGWFGPSCLEGTALISTRQILRNKMKDKPQLSTAV; the protein is encoded by the exons ATGATGTCACCTTGGTGGTGCTTAGTTTTGCTTGTGCTCCTGTGGGCTCAGTTGACACACGGCTTGGGTTCTGGGAATACTCAGTACCGCTACTTGCGTAGAAACTGCTACACCTGCTTTAGCGGATACAATGGATTCCACGCAGGACACGTGGGACCAG ACATTGATGAGTGCCAGGTCCATAATGGAGGCTGCCAGCACAGATGCGTGAACACTGCGGGCTCCTACTACTGCGAGTGCAACCCGGGTTTCCGTCTGCATGTTGACGGCCGCACCTGTATAG CGGTGCTCTCCTGTGCCATCAGCAACGGAGGCTGTGAACAGGAGTGTGTTCAGCTCTCCCATGCCCACTTCCAGTGTCGCTGCAGACACAACTACCAGCTCACTGCCGACGGAAAACGCTGCAGGT TGAAAAACCCCTGTGTGGAGAGGAATGGGGGATGCATGCACGAATGCCGTAGTGTAGGCATCCGTGTCCAATGTGCCTGCCGTTCGGGCTACCGGCTGGCTGAGGATCAAAAGGGCTGTGAAG ACATTGATGAATGCACAACCGGACAAGCTGTTTGTGCCCATCACTGCCGAAACAGCCCCGGCTCCTTCTCCTGTCTCTGTAAGCCTGGTTACGAACTGGGTTCGGAAGGCATGAAGTGCTACC GTATTGAAATGGAGGTCGTTAATAGCTGTGAGTCCAGGAATGGAGGCTGTGCACACCACTGTCAGCACGGCACACTGGGACCTGTTTGTAGCTGTAACCAAGGTTACCAGCTTGATGAGGACCTCAAGACTTGTTTGG ACCTGGATGAGTGTGGGGAGGGCAGCTCGTGCTGTGAGCAGCACTGCACCAACTACCCGGGTGGTTACGAGTGCAACTGCGGGGCGGGATACAGGCTCCACTCAGACGGCTGTGGATGTGACG ACATGGACGAGTGCTTATTTGATAATGGCGGCTGTGAGCACACATGCCAGAACACAGCTGGGTCCTACCAGTGCTTCTGCCGTCTGGGACACCGTCTATCCGAGGACAGACACTCCTGCGTCC CTCTGCAGAGGGCAGTGGAAGCCCTGTCCAGTCGCATGGTGGTAGAGAGGCCACTTCCACAGCTTACGCTACTGCAGGGCTACCCTCAGGCCCTGGAGCACTATGCTGACTATGAGGAGGACACTTTCGGAGAACTGCGGGCCGAGAGCACCATCACTCAGAAATTTG TGTGCCTGAATGAGACATTCGGCTATGACTGCAGCCTGACCTGTGATGACTGCTTGAACAGTGGTGTATGTAATGAGGAGAGTAATGGATGTGATTGCCCTGATGGCTGGACTGGTATCATCTGCAACCAGA CCTGTCCTGGGGGTATGTTTGGCAGGAACTGTTCCTTCACCTGTAAGTGTAGGAACGGGGCAACGTGTGATCCAGTGACTGGATCCTGTCGTTGTCCACCAGGGGTCAGTGGAGACATGTGCCAGCATG GTTGCCCCAAGGGCCTTTATGGCAAGCACtgcaataaaaaatgtaactgtgCCAATAATGGACGCTGCCATCGCACCTATGGAGCCTGTCTGTGTGATTCAGGCCTCTATGGGAGGTTCTGCCATCTCT CGTGTCCTAGGTGGTCCTATGGACCTGGCTGTTCATCCGAGTGTGAGTGTATACAACAGAACACTCTCGAGTGTCACCGACACCATGGAACCTGTCTGTGCAAACCCGGCTACCAGGGCAACACCTGTGGTGATG AGTGTACTAGTGGTTACTATGGTCCAGGATGCAAGACAAAATGTGGGTGTCCCCAAGGAATTCTATGCCATCATGTGACCGGAAAGTGTCAGCATCAGTGTCCGGCTGGGTGGCGTGGAGAGAACTGCAACCAAG AATGTCCAGAGGGGACGTTTGGGGTGGGCTGCTCTGCGTCCTGCGACTGTAATGGAGCCATGTGCGAGCCGGCGAGTGGGAGCTGCCTCTGTCCCGCTGGCAGGACTGGAGAGCGTTGCGGTGAAG AGTGTGCGGCGGGTGGCTGGGGCGTGGCCTGTGCACGGCTCTGCCCCGCCTGCCAGAATGGAGGCGTGTGTGACAAGCAGAACggaacatgcacatgcacaccagGGCACTCGGGAGAGCTCTGCGAGAAAG TCTGCCCGGCCGGTCGCTTCGGGCCCGGCTGTCAGGGGTGGTGCTCCTGTGAGAACGACAGCCGCTGCCATCCCGTctcaggcctgtgtgtgtgcactgccgGCTGGACCGGACCCAGCTGCGAGAAGG catgcGCGCTGGGTCGCTGGGGACCAGGCTGTACCAGCGTGTGTGACTGTAGGAGCAGGCCAGCGACCTGTGACCCCGTGACAGGGCAGTGTCACTGTGCGGCAGGCTACACTGGAGCACGGTGTGAGCACA AGTGTCCCGAGggttattttggcctgggttgCCACCAGCAGTGCCAGTGTGAGAACGGCGCGGCATGTGAACATGTGGGCGGAGCCTGCACGTGCCTGCCAGGCTGGACGGGGACGTACTGCGATAAAC CTTGTCCTCAGGGCTTTCACGGCTTCGAGTGTAAGCAGAGGTGTGAGTGCTTAAACGGCGGCCAGTGTTACCAAGCAACAGGAACCTGCACGTGTCCCGCTGGCTGGTCTGGCCCCCGCTGCGCCTCCC GATGCCTGCCTGGCACCTACGGTCCTGGTTGTAATCAGAGCTGTAAGTGCCACCATAATGCCAGCTGCGATCCCACCGGTGGACTGTGCCAGTGTGGACCGGGCTGGACTGGACCGACCTGTGAACAAG AATGCTCGGCTGGCTTCTACGGGGTGGACTGCCGCCAGCAGTGTGTTTGCCAGAATGGCGGGTCATGTGACAGGACCAGCGGACGGTGTACGTGCCCTAGCGGATGGACGGGGTTGGCGTGTGAGCTCG AGTGTGTTCCAGGCCGCTTCGGTGCTGACTGCCAGCATGCATGCGAGTGTGAGAATGAGGCCGTGTGTGACAGGCAAGATGGAAAGTGCTTCTGTCCAGCAGGCTGGGTGGGCCAGCGCTGTGAGATGG ccTGTGAAGCAGGTCTGTTTGGCCCTGGCTGTCAGAAACAGTGCAGGTGTGAGCACAGGGCGCCTTGTGACCATGTGACTGGGTCCTGTCTGTGTCCACCGGGGTGGCGAGGACTTCACTGCGAGAAAA CCTGTTTGCCTGGCTCTTATGGGACAAGGTGCTCTCAACGCTGCCTCTGTCCTCACGGCACGCCGTGTAATCACGTGACGGGCGAGTGTGGCTGTCCTCCCGGCTTCACTGGCAGTGGCTGtgagcaga GGTGTCAGCCAGGTACATATGGCTTAAACTGCAATCAGGTGTGCCAGTGTTCCCAGGCTAACCAGCTTTGTCACCCTGTCACTGGCGAGTGCTACTGCGCACCTGGCTACCACGGCGACAAGTGTGATATAG CATGTGAGGAGGGCCGTTATGGCCCTGACTGTGAGCATGAGTGCCAGTGTCTGAACCGCGGGGTGTGCCAGCCAGCCACGGGCACCTGCGACTGCCCCCCAGGCTACATCGGCGCAGACTGCAATATCA CATGCCCAGCTGGGCGTTACGGAAAGGACTGCATGCGTGTGGCTCTGTGTAGGGAGGGGGTCAGGAGCGACCCAGTCACGGGCCGATGCGTGTGTAATGCCGGCCATCAGGGGGAGGACTGTGGGCAAG GCTGTGCTCAGGGCTGGTACGGCGATGACTGCAGTCAGCGCTGTAACTGCAGTAATGGGGCtgtgtgtgacactgtgacAGGTAGTTGCACCTGTGGCCTGGGCTGGACTGGAGACCACTGTGATACAG aGTGTCCCAAAGGCAGGTACGGGCCTAACTGCCAACAGCAGTGCGACTGTGAGAACAACAGCACATGTGACAGGATAACGGGAGAGTGTCAGTGTGATTCGGGATACTATGGCCATCTCTGCCAATATG CTTGCCCTCCTGGTTTCCATGGACACCGCTGCCAGCTTCTTTGTGACTGTCACGGTAACGCTCAGTGTGAGGGCAGCACCGGCCGTTGCCTCTGCCCACCGGGTTATCAAGGACCGCGctgtgagagag TCTGTGAGCAGGGCACGTTTGGGCGTGACTGTAGCCACACGTGTGACTGCGACGGAGACACTCTGTGTGACCATGTGACTGgcagatgtctgtgtgtgccagGGAAGATGGGTGCCCGCTGTGATATTA CCTGTGCTCTGAGCAGCTATGGTCCGGAATGTTCTGAAAGCTGCGAGTGTGCAAATGGCGCACGGTGCGACCCCCGCAACGGACGGTGCCACTGTCTGAGCGGCTGGTTCGGGCCCAGCTGCCTTGAGG GCACTGCTCTCATATCTACTCGGCAGATtctcagaaacaaaatgaaggaCAAGCCACAGCTCAGCACTGCTGTATAA
- the megf6a gene encoding multiple epidermal growth factor-like domains protein 6 isoform X2: MKNPCVERNGGCMHECRSVGIRVQCACRSGYRLAEDQKGCEDIDECTTGQAVCAHHCRNSPGSFSCLCKPGYELGSEGMKCYRIEMEVVNSCESRNGGCAHHCQHGTLGPVCSCNQGYQLDEDLKTCLDLDECGEGSSCCEQHCTNYPGGYECNCGAGYRLHSDGCGCDDMDECLFDNGGCEHTCQNTAGSYQCFCRLGHRLSEDRHSCVPLQRAVEALSSRMVVERPLPQLTLLQGYPQALEHYADYEEDTFGELRAESTITQKFVCLNETFGYDCSLTCDDCLNSGVCNEESNGCDCPDGWTGIICNQTCPGGMFGRNCSFTCKCRNGATCDPVTGSCRCPPGVSGDMCQHGCPKGLYGKHCNKKCNCANNGRCHRTYGACLCDSGLYGRFCHLSCPRWSYGPGCSSECECIQQNTLECHRHHGTCLCKPGYQGNTCGDECTSGYYGPGCKTKCGCPQGILCHHVTGKCQHQCPAGWRGENCNQECPEGTFGVGCSASCDCNGAMCEPASGSCLCPAGRTGERCGEECAAGGWGVACARLCPACQNGGVCDKQNGTCTCTPGHSGELCEKVCPAGRFGPGCQGWCSCENDSRCHPVSGLCVCTAGWTGPSCEKACALGRWGPGCTSVCDCRSRPATCDPVTGQCHCAAGYTGARCEHKCPEGYFGLGCHQQCQCENGAACEHVGGACTCLPGWTGTYCDKPCPQGFHGFECKQRCECLNGGQCYQATGTCTCPAGWSGPRCASRCLPGTYGPGCNQSCKCHHNASCDPTGGLCQCGPGWTGPTCEQECSAGFYGVDCRQQCVCQNGGSCDRTSGRCTCPSGWTGLACELECVPGRFGADCQHACECENEAVCDRQDGKCFCPAGWVGQRCEMACEAGLFGPGCQKQCRCEHRAPCDHVTGSCLCPPGWRGLHCEKTCLPGSYGTRCSQRCLCPHGTPCNHVTGECGCPPGFTGSGCEQRCQPGTYGLNCNQVCQCSQANQLCHPVTGECYCAPGYHGDKCDIACEEGRYGPDCEHECQCLNRGVCQPATGTCDCPPGYIGADCNITCPAGRYGKDCMRVALCREGVRSDPVTGRCVCNAGHQGEDCGQGCAQGWYGDDCSQRCNCSNGAVCDTVTGSCTCGLGWTGDHCDTECPKGRYGPNCQQQCDCENNSTCDRITGECQCDSGYYGHLCQYACPPGFHGHRCQLLCDCHGNAQCEGSTGRCLCPPGYQGPRCERVCEQGTFGRDCSHTCDCDGDTLCDHVTGRCLCVPGKMGARCDITCALSSYGPECSESCECANGARCDPRNGRCHCLSGWFGPSCLEGTALISTRQILRNKMKDKPQLSTAV; the protein is encoded by the exons A TGAAAAACCCCTGTGTGGAGAGGAATGGGGGATGCATGCACGAATGCCGTAGTGTAGGCATCCGTGTCCAATGTGCCTGCCGTTCGGGCTACCGGCTGGCTGAGGATCAAAAGGGCTGTGAAG ACATTGATGAATGCACAACCGGACAAGCTGTTTGTGCCCATCACTGCCGAAACAGCCCCGGCTCCTTCTCCTGTCTCTGTAAGCCTGGTTACGAACTGGGTTCGGAAGGCATGAAGTGCTACC GTATTGAAATGGAGGTCGTTAATAGCTGTGAGTCCAGGAATGGAGGCTGTGCACACCACTGTCAGCACGGCACACTGGGACCTGTTTGTAGCTGTAACCAAGGTTACCAGCTTGATGAGGACCTCAAGACTTGTTTGG ACCTGGATGAGTGTGGGGAGGGCAGCTCGTGCTGTGAGCAGCACTGCACCAACTACCCGGGTGGTTACGAGTGCAACTGCGGGGCGGGATACAGGCTCCACTCAGACGGCTGTGGATGTGACG ACATGGACGAGTGCTTATTTGATAATGGCGGCTGTGAGCACACATGCCAGAACACAGCTGGGTCCTACCAGTGCTTCTGCCGTCTGGGACACCGTCTATCCGAGGACAGACACTCCTGCGTCC CTCTGCAGAGGGCAGTGGAAGCCCTGTCCAGTCGCATGGTGGTAGAGAGGCCACTTCCACAGCTTACGCTACTGCAGGGCTACCCTCAGGCCCTGGAGCACTATGCTGACTATGAGGAGGACACTTTCGGAGAACTGCGGGCCGAGAGCACCATCACTCAGAAATTTG TGTGCCTGAATGAGACATTCGGCTATGACTGCAGCCTGACCTGTGATGACTGCTTGAACAGTGGTGTATGTAATGAGGAGAGTAATGGATGTGATTGCCCTGATGGCTGGACTGGTATCATCTGCAACCAGA CCTGTCCTGGGGGTATGTTTGGCAGGAACTGTTCCTTCACCTGTAAGTGTAGGAACGGGGCAACGTGTGATCCAGTGACTGGATCCTGTCGTTGTCCACCAGGGGTCAGTGGAGACATGTGCCAGCATG GTTGCCCCAAGGGCCTTTATGGCAAGCACtgcaataaaaaatgtaactgtgCCAATAATGGACGCTGCCATCGCACCTATGGAGCCTGTCTGTGTGATTCAGGCCTCTATGGGAGGTTCTGCCATCTCT CGTGTCCTAGGTGGTCCTATGGACCTGGCTGTTCATCCGAGTGTGAGTGTATACAACAGAACACTCTCGAGTGTCACCGACACCATGGAACCTGTCTGTGCAAACCCGGCTACCAGGGCAACACCTGTGGTGATG AGTGTACTAGTGGTTACTATGGTCCAGGATGCAAGACAAAATGTGGGTGTCCCCAAGGAATTCTATGCCATCATGTGACCGGAAAGTGTCAGCATCAGTGTCCGGCTGGGTGGCGTGGAGAGAACTGCAACCAAG AATGTCCAGAGGGGACGTTTGGGGTGGGCTGCTCTGCGTCCTGCGACTGTAATGGAGCCATGTGCGAGCCGGCGAGTGGGAGCTGCCTCTGTCCCGCTGGCAGGACTGGAGAGCGTTGCGGTGAAG AGTGTGCGGCGGGTGGCTGGGGCGTGGCCTGTGCACGGCTCTGCCCCGCCTGCCAGAATGGAGGCGTGTGTGACAAGCAGAACggaacatgcacatgcacaccagGGCACTCGGGAGAGCTCTGCGAGAAAG TCTGCCCGGCCGGTCGCTTCGGGCCCGGCTGTCAGGGGTGGTGCTCCTGTGAGAACGACAGCCGCTGCCATCCCGTctcaggcctgtgtgtgtgcactgccgGCTGGACCGGACCCAGCTGCGAGAAGG catgcGCGCTGGGTCGCTGGGGACCAGGCTGTACCAGCGTGTGTGACTGTAGGAGCAGGCCAGCGACCTGTGACCCCGTGACAGGGCAGTGTCACTGTGCGGCAGGCTACACTGGAGCACGGTGTGAGCACA AGTGTCCCGAGggttattttggcctgggttgCCACCAGCAGTGCCAGTGTGAGAACGGCGCGGCATGTGAACATGTGGGCGGAGCCTGCACGTGCCTGCCAGGCTGGACGGGGACGTACTGCGATAAAC CTTGTCCTCAGGGCTTTCACGGCTTCGAGTGTAAGCAGAGGTGTGAGTGCTTAAACGGCGGCCAGTGTTACCAAGCAACAGGAACCTGCACGTGTCCCGCTGGCTGGTCTGGCCCCCGCTGCGCCTCCC GATGCCTGCCTGGCACCTACGGTCCTGGTTGTAATCAGAGCTGTAAGTGCCACCATAATGCCAGCTGCGATCCCACCGGTGGACTGTGCCAGTGTGGACCGGGCTGGACTGGACCGACCTGTGAACAAG AATGCTCGGCTGGCTTCTACGGGGTGGACTGCCGCCAGCAGTGTGTTTGCCAGAATGGCGGGTCATGTGACAGGACCAGCGGACGGTGTACGTGCCCTAGCGGATGGACGGGGTTGGCGTGTGAGCTCG AGTGTGTTCCAGGCCGCTTCGGTGCTGACTGCCAGCATGCATGCGAGTGTGAGAATGAGGCCGTGTGTGACAGGCAAGATGGAAAGTGCTTCTGTCCAGCAGGCTGGGTGGGCCAGCGCTGTGAGATGG ccTGTGAAGCAGGTCTGTTTGGCCCTGGCTGTCAGAAACAGTGCAGGTGTGAGCACAGGGCGCCTTGTGACCATGTGACTGGGTCCTGTCTGTGTCCACCGGGGTGGCGAGGACTTCACTGCGAGAAAA CCTGTTTGCCTGGCTCTTATGGGACAAGGTGCTCTCAACGCTGCCTCTGTCCTCACGGCACGCCGTGTAATCACGTGACGGGCGAGTGTGGCTGTCCTCCCGGCTTCACTGGCAGTGGCTGtgagcaga GGTGTCAGCCAGGTACATATGGCTTAAACTGCAATCAGGTGTGCCAGTGTTCCCAGGCTAACCAGCTTTGTCACCCTGTCACTGGCGAGTGCTACTGCGCACCTGGCTACCACGGCGACAAGTGTGATATAG CATGTGAGGAGGGCCGTTATGGCCCTGACTGTGAGCATGAGTGCCAGTGTCTGAACCGCGGGGTGTGCCAGCCAGCCACGGGCACCTGCGACTGCCCCCCAGGCTACATCGGCGCAGACTGCAATATCA CATGCCCAGCTGGGCGTTACGGAAAGGACTGCATGCGTGTGGCTCTGTGTAGGGAGGGGGTCAGGAGCGACCCAGTCACGGGCCGATGCGTGTGTAATGCCGGCCATCAGGGGGAGGACTGTGGGCAAG GCTGTGCTCAGGGCTGGTACGGCGATGACTGCAGTCAGCGCTGTAACTGCAGTAATGGGGCtgtgtgtgacactgtgacAGGTAGTTGCACCTGTGGCCTGGGCTGGACTGGAGACCACTGTGATACAG aGTGTCCCAAAGGCAGGTACGGGCCTAACTGCCAACAGCAGTGCGACTGTGAGAACAACAGCACATGTGACAGGATAACGGGAGAGTGTCAGTGTGATTCGGGATACTATGGCCATCTCTGCCAATATG CTTGCCCTCCTGGTTTCCATGGACACCGCTGCCAGCTTCTTTGTGACTGTCACGGTAACGCTCAGTGTGAGGGCAGCACCGGCCGTTGCCTCTGCCCACCGGGTTATCAAGGACCGCGctgtgagagag TCTGTGAGCAGGGCACGTTTGGGCGTGACTGTAGCCACACGTGTGACTGCGACGGAGACACTCTGTGTGACCATGTGACTGgcagatgtctgtgtgtgccagGGAAGATGGGTGCCCGCTGTGATATTA CCTGTGCTCTGAGCAGCTATGGTCCGGAATGTTCTGAAAGCTGCGAGTGTGCAAATGGCGCACGGTGCGACCCCCGCAACGGACGGTGCCACTGTCTGAGCGGCTGGTTCGGGCCCAGCTGCCTTGAGG GCACTGCTCTCATATCTACTCGGCAGATtctcagaaacaaaatgaaggaCAAGCCACAGCTCAGCACTGCTGTATAA